In Dromiciops gliroides isolate mDroGli1 chromosome 4, mDroGli1.pri, whole genome shotgun sequence, one DNA window encodes the following:
- the COPS6 gene encoding COP9 signalosome complex subunit 6, translating to MRRRSPTEAGKDGTPRRPADAGKMASTAANGASGSSGMEVDAAVLPSVMASGVTGSVSVALHPLVILNISDHWIRMRSQEGRPVQVIGALIGKQEGRNIEVMNSFELLSHTVEEKIIIDKEYYYTKEEQFKQVFKELEFLGWYTTGGPPDPSDIHVHKQVCEIIESPLFLKLNPMTKHTDLPVSVFESVIDIINGEATMLFAELTYTLATEEAERIGVDHVARMTATGSGENSTVAEHLIAQHSAIKMLHSRVKLILEYVKASEAGEVPFNHEILREAYALCHCLPVLSTDKFKTDFYDQCNDVGLMAYLGTITKTCNTMNQFVNKFNVLYDRQGIGRRMRGLFF from the exons ATGCGTCGCCGGTCTCCTACGGAAGCTGGGAAAGACGGGACTCCACGGAGGCCGGCAGATGCGGGCAAGATGGCGTCTACGGCTGCGAACGGGGCTAGCGGGAGCAGCGGGATGGAGGTGGACGCTGCAG TGCTCCCCAGCGTGATGGCCTCTGGCGTGACCGGCAGCGTATCCGTGGCCCTTCATCCCCTCGTCATCCTCAACATCTCCGATCACTGGATCCGCATGCGTTCGCAGGAGGGACGGCCAGTGCAAG tgATTGGGGCGCTGATCGGGAAACAGGAGGGACGAAATATTGAGGTGATGAATTCATTTGAGCTTCTGTCCCACACAGTGGAGGAGAAGATCATCATTGACAAAGAATATTACTACACCAAAGAGGAGCAGT TTAAGCAGGTATTCAAGGAATTGGAGTTTCTAGGTTGGTATACCACGGGGGGTCCACCGGATCCTTCTGACATTCATGTCCACAAGCAG gtGTGTGAGATCATTGAGAGTCCTCTGTTCCTGAAGCTAAATCCCATGACCAAGCACACTGAT CTTCCAGTCAGTGTTTTTGAGTCTGTCATCGACATCATCAATGGAGAG GCAACAATGCTGTTTGCTGAACTGACCTACACACTGGCCACAGAAGAGGCTGAGCGAATTGGTGTGGATCATGTGGCTCGAATGACAGCTACCGGTAGTGGAGAGAACTCTACTG TGGCAGAACACCTAATAGCCCAGCATAGCGCCATCAAGATGCTTCACAGTCGGGTCAAGCTTATCTTAGAATATGTCAAGGCTTCTGAAGCAG GAGAGGTTCCTTTTAATCATGAAATCCTGCGTGAAGCCTATGCTCTGTGTCATTGCCTCCCTGTGCTCAGCACAGATAAATTCAAGACAGACTTTTATGAT caATGTAATGATGTTGGGCTCATGGCCTACCTTGGCACCATCACCAAAACATGCAACACAATGAACCAGTTTGTAAATAAGTTCAACGTCCTGTATGATCGCCAGGGCATCGGCAGACGAATGCGAGGACTTTTCTTCTAG
- the MCM7 gene encoding DNA replication licensing factor MCM7 has protein sequence MVPKDYAAEKEKAKRFLQEFYQDDEFGKKQFKYGDQLIRLAHREQVALYVDLDDIAEEDPELVDSISENTKRYTQLFTEAVQELLPQYKEKEVVNKDVLDVYIEHRLMMEQRSQDPGASRNPQNQYPSELMCRFELYFRSPSSSKPRVIREVRADSIGKLVTVRGIVTRVSEVKPRMVVATYTCDQCGAETYQPIRSPIFMPLIMCPSQECQTNRSGGRLYLQTRGSKFIKFQELKMQEHSDQVPVGNIPRSITVLVEGENTRLAQPGDHVSITGIFLPILRTGFRQVVQGLLSETYLEAHRIVKMNKSEDDEAGIGELSKEELRQIAEEDFYEKLAASIAPEIYGHEDVKKALLLLLVGGVDQSPRGMKIRGNINICLMGDPGVAKSQLLSYIDRLAPRSQYTTGRGSSGVGLTAAVLRDAVSGELTLEGGALVLADQGVCCIDEFDKMAEADRTAIHEVMEQQTISIAKAGILTTLNARCSILAAANPAYGRYNPRRSLEQNVQLPAALLSRFDLLWLIQDRPDRDSDLRLAQHITYVHQHSRQPPTQFEPLDMKLMRRYIAMCREKQPAVPESLADYITAAYVEMRREAWASKDATYTSARTLLAILRLSTALARLRMVDTVEKEDVNEAIRLMEMSKDSLLGDKGQATRTQRPADVIFATVRELVPVGPGSQSIRFSEAEQRCVSRGFTPAQFQAALDEYEELNVWQVNAARTQITFV, from the exons ATGGTTCCTAAGGACTACGCGGCCGAGAAAG AGAAAGCTAAGAGGTTTCTACAGGAGTTTTACCAGGATGATGAGTTTggcaagaaacaattcaagtatggggACCAACTG ATACGTTTAGCTCACAGGGAGCAAGTAGCTCTATATGTGGACCTGGATGATATTGCAGAGGAGGACCCTGAGCTAGTGGACTCCATTTCTGAGAACACGAAGCGGTATACCCAGCTCTTTACTGAGGCTGTGCAGGAGCTGTTACCACAGTACAAAGAGAAGGAG GTAGTGAACAAGGATGTCTTGGATGTGTATATTGAACACCGGCTAATGATGGAGCAACGAAGCCAGGACCCTGGAGCCTCCCGTAACCCTCAGAATCAGTATCCCTCTGAGCTCATGTGCAGATT tgAACTATACTTTCGAAGCCCAAGCAGCAGCAAACCACGGGTGATTCGAGAAGTACGGGCTGATTCAATAGGAAAGTTGGTTACTGTGCGTGGGATTGTGACCCGTGTCTCTGAGGTTAAACCTAGGATGGTAGTGGCAACATACACCTGTGACCAGTGTGGAGCTGAGACCTACCAGCCG ATTCGATCTCCAATTTTCATGCCACTAATTATGTGCCCAAGCCAGGAGTGTCAGACCAACCGCTCAGGAGGACGGCTCTATTTACAGACTCGTGGCTCCAAATTCATTAAGTTCCAAGAGTTAAAAATGCAAGAACAT aGTGACCAGGTGCCTGTGGGAAACATCCCACGAAGTATCACAGTGTTGGTAGAAGGAGAGAACACACGGCTGGCCCAGCCGGGAGACCATGTCAGTATCACTGGTATTTTCCTGCCAATACTTCGTACTGGATTCCGACAGGTGGTGCAG GGCCTGCTGTCAGAAACTTATTTGGAAGCCCATCGGATTGTGAAGATGAATAAGAGTGAAGATGATGAAGCTGGTATTGGGGAGCTGAGCAAAGAAGAGCTGAGACAGATTGCAG aagAAGATTTCTATGAAAAACTGGCAGCCTCAATTGCACCTGAGATATATGGCCATGAAGATGTAAAGAAGGCTCTGCTCCTCCTGTTGGTTGGTGGGGTGGATCAGTCCCCTCGGGGCATGAAGATCAGAG GAAACATTAATATCTGCTTGATGGGGGATCCTGGTGTGGCCAAGTCTCAGCTTCTATCTTACATTGATCGTCTGGCCCCCCGAA GCCAGTATACAACAGGTCGGGGGTCATCAGGTGTGGGACTAACTGCAGCAGTTCTTCGGGATGCAGTGAGTGGGGAGCTGACCTTGGAGGGAGGTGCTCTGGTTCTAGCTGACCAGGGTGTGTGCTGTATTGATGAATTTGACAAGATGGCAGAGGCAGACCGCACAGCAATCCATGAAGTGATGGAGCAGCAAACTATTTCTATAGCAAAAGCAGGCATCCTTACAACACTTAATGCTCGATGCTCCATCCTGGCTGCTGCTAACCCTGCTTATGGACGATATAACCCTCGTCGAAGCCTGGAACAGAACGTACAGCTTCCTGCTGCTCTCCTGTCCCGATTTGACCTGCTCTGGCTCATCCAAGATCGCCCAGACCGTGACAGTGACCTGAG GTTGGCCCAGCATATTACCTATGTGCACCAACATAGTCGGCAGCCTCCTACACAGTTTGAGCCACTGGACATGAAACTTATGAG GCGTTACATTGCCATGTGCAGAGAGAAACAGCCTGCAGTGCCTGAATCTTTGGCTGACTATATCACAGCTGCCTATGTGGAGATGAGGCGTGAAGCCTGGGCTAGTAAAGATGCCACCTACACCTCTGCTCGGACTTTGCTAGCTATTCTTCGACTTTCTACTGCTTTG GCCCGACTGCGCATGGTAGACACTGTAGAAAAGGAAGACGTGAATGAGGCCATAAGATTAATGGAGATGTCTAAGGACTCACTGCTAGGGGACAAGGGGCAAGCAACAAG aACCCAGCGACCAGCAGATGTTATCTTTGCCACAGTACGGGAGCTGGTCCCTGTGGGCCCAGGTAGCCAAAGCATCCGTTTTTCAGAGGCTGAACAGCGCTGTGTATCTAGAGGTTTCACACCTGCTCAGTTCCAGGCTGCGCTGGATGAGTATGAGGAACTTAACGTGTGGCAGGTTAACGCTGCCCGAACACAGATCACATTTGTTTGA